GACCGAAGGCCATCGGCACTGCAGGCTCCTGCGGCGACTCCAGGCGCGGGGAGCCCGGGACACTCTTCTTGCCCATGAAGTGACCTGGAACACAACGCGCTTGTGTGTCTGCACAGGCCGGGGGCAGAGGCGGCGGCTGTCGTCTGCTGCCTCATGCCAGCACCAGCCCGCGAGAAGCACCGAGCAAACCTCCCGCCTAAAGTACCCGAGTGCAACCAAGTGAGGAGAGAAGCCCGGCGGTGCCGGGTCCTGCACGGGACTTGGGGGAAACTTCCCCGGGCTCTCCGGGGCTGAGGAGAGGCTGGACCCGTCACCAAGGGGCGAAGCGGGGCGCCGGGCAGCTGGGGCTCGGCAGGGCCGGCGGAGCGGGAGccgagggggggccgggggcactGCCCGAGTCCCACGGCCGCCGCGTCCCCGCCCGCCCTACCCCGGTACCTGTGGCCCAGAGGTTGCCGCGGGGATTGACCCTGATCTTGGCCGCCTGGCTGCGGTGCTCGGCGAAGTCCAGGTGCGCGGCGGGCCCCAGCGCGGCGccgcacagcagcagcaggaggcagcgCAGCGCCGCCATGGCCGCCCCGGCGGgacccgcccgcgccgccgccaccgccccacTTATAccccgcgggggcggggccgccgctcgccccgccccccggcctTCCCGCCCTCCGGCCGCGCCCCCGCTGCTCCCGCTCCGCGCCAGGGGCTCTGCGCCCGCCCCGCAACCGCCGTCCCGGGAGGGGACGCGGGAGGGTTTGCCCCCTCAGCCCAGGCTGCCTGGCACAGAATCACCgcggttggaaaggaccctgaagctcctccagcccaaccatgaacctcaccccgacccttcccaactcccccagatccctcagc
This sequence is a window from Athene noctua chromosome 13, bAthNoc1.hap1.1, whole genome shotgun sequence. Protein-coding genes within it:
- the NMB gene encoding neuromedin-B produces the protein MAALRCLLLLLCGAALGPAAHLDFAEHRSQAAKIRVNPRGNLWATGHFMGKKSVPGSPRLESPQEPAVPMAFGPSLRALLEDMMELLTRELLKILLRERLLDENQGKYDLTDQETGLLTKVLEKYFSN